From the Micromonospora lupini genome, one window contains:
- a CDS encoding aspartate/glutamate racemase family protein — MGGVGPLAVAHFYQRLIQLTPAVEDDEHLEVVLVAERVPSRIAYLRGVGPSPVPALLRAAKHLEAAGVDALVIPSATTHAFRDDVARAVAVPVLDLLAEVGAVLAGRGFCRPVFLATAPTARLRLYEPHLRAGTRPLYPSTAAQRRVDALIDGVKRGEPIEALRAGLAELIAAGPWPVGADCVVLACTELPVIAPRGGAGPLPLVDVTEVLADAVLARAVLAGRPLPARR, encoded by the coding sequence GTGGGTGGGGTGGGTCCGCTGGCCGTCGCCCACTTCTACCAGCGCCTCATCCAGCTCACCCCGGCGGTGGAGGACGACGAGCACCTGGAGGTGGTGCTCGTCGCCGAGCGGGTGCCCAGCCGGATCGCGTACCTGCGGGGGGTCGGGCCCAGTCCGGTGCCGGCGCTCCTGCGGGCCGCCAAGCACCTGGAAGCCGCCGGGGTGGACGCGCTAGTCATCCCGTCGGCTACCACGCACGCCTTCCGCGACGACGTGGCCCGGGCGGTGGCCGTACCGGTGCTGGACCTGCTGGCCGAGGTGGGCGCGGTGCTGGCCGGGCGGGGCTTTTGCCGCCCGGTCTTCCTGGCCACCGCCCCGACCGCCCGGCTGCGGCTGTACGAGCCGCACCTGAGAGCCGGGACCCGCCCGCTGTACCCGAGCACGGCGGCCCAGCGCCGGGTGGACGCGCTCATCGACGGGGTGAAGCGGGGTGAGCCGATCGAGGCGCTGCGCGCCGGCCTGGCCGAGCTGATCGCCGCCGGGCCGTGGCCGGTCGGGGCCGACTGCGTGGTGCTGGCGTGCACGGAGCTGCCGGTGATCGCCCCGCGCGGCGGCGCGGGGCCGCTTCCGCTTGTCGACGTGACCGAGGTGCTTGCCGACGCGGTGCTGGCCCGCGCGGTGCTGGCAGGCCGCCCGCTGCCGGCAAGGCGCTGA
- a CDS encoding AfsR/SARP family transcriptional regulator, protein MRFRILGPLEISGAGHTLTVTAARQRVVLSTLLLDANCVVSTAQLADALWDDAPPTTARGQVQICVSALRKTLTRLGLPDRIVTRPPGYLIEVADGDLDLHYFDRLVLAGQQALAESRLDDAAEALSGALALWRGTALAGVESQALRAAATRLDERRLAVTEDWLDVELHRGRHQHVVGELRELVATHPLRERLHAQHMRALSGAGRPAEALAAYRSARRVFLDELGLEPGGELRRLERAILTDARADEPADDVPVSPPVPRLLPADPAELSGRDRPLAVLREALAGNDGAAVPLVAISGPVGVGKSTVAVRAAHALAPAYPDGQLYLNLLDPDGRPVAPAAALERFLRALGLSGDTVPAGLDERAELYRDRIAGRRVLVVLDDVTHERQVLPLLPGASGAGVLVTSRRRLTGLTGARAVHLDPLDIEDSVRLLATALGPPRLAADPAAARALARLCDGLPLALRIAAARLAARPHWTMAHLADRLRDEARRLDELAFGGLDVRARLATSYAALSPAARLLFRSLGALPDADLPLPLAGRLPGVRDEIVEDALEELVDAQLVEVGVDPTRYRLAGLVRLYAAERLAGDEPITRAESA, encoded by the coding sequence GTGCGCTTCCGGATCCTCGGGCCCCTCGAGATCTCCGGCGCCGGGCACACGCTGACGGTCACCGCCGCACGGCAGCGGGTGGTGCTCAGCACCCTGCTGCTCGACGCGAACTGCGTGGTCTCCACCGCGCAGCTCGCCGACGCGCTGTGGGACGACGCCCCGCCGACCACAGCACGCGGTCAGGTGCAGATCTGCGTGTCGGCGCTGCGCAAGACGCTCACCCGCCTCGGCCTGCCGGACCGCATCGTCACCCGCCCACCCGGCTACCTGATCGAGGTGGCCGACGGCGACCTGGACCTGCACTACTTCGACCGGCTGGTGCTTGCCGGGCAGCAGGCGCTCGCCGAGTCGCGGCTCGACGACGCGGCGGAGGCCCTGAGCGGGGCCCTCGCCCTGTGGCGGGGGACCGCCCTGGCCGGGGTGGAGAGCCAGGCGCTGCGGGCCGCCGCGACCCGCCTCGACGAGCGCCGGCTCGCCGTCACCGAGGACTGGCTCGACGTCGAGCTGCACCGCGGCCGGCACCAGCACGTCGTCGGGGAGTTGCGCGAGCTGGTCGCCACCCATCCACTGCGGGAACGGCTGCACGCGCAGCACATGCGGGCTCTCTCCGGCGCGGGACGACCGGCCGAGGCGCTGGCCGCGTACCGGTCGGCTCGTCGTGTCTTCCTCGACGAGCTGGGGTTGGAGCCGGGCGGTGAGCTGCGCCGCCTGGAGCGCGCCATCCTCACCGACGCGCGGGCCGACGAGCCGGCCGACGATGTGCCGGTGTCGCCGCCGGTGCCCCGATTGCTCCCCGCCGACCCGGCCGAGCTCTCCGGGCGGGATCGGCCGCTGGCCGTGCTCCGGGAGGCGTTGGCCGGCAACGACGGCGCCGCGGTGCCGCTGGTGGCGATCTCCGGCCCGGTCGGCGTGGGCAAGTCGACTGTCGCGGTCCGCGCCGCGCACGCGCTCGCGCCGGCGTACCCGGACGGTCAGCTGTACCTGAATCTCCTCGACCCCGACGGCCGGCCGGTGGCGCCCGCGGCGGCCCTGGAGCGGTTCCTGCGCGCGCTCGGCCTGTCCGGCGACACCGTGCCGGCCGGCCTCGACGAGCGCGCCGAGCTGTACCGGGACCGGATCGCCGGCCGGCGCGTGCTTGTCGTGCTCGACGACGTGACACACGAACGGCAGGTGCTGCCGTTGCTGCCCGGCGCCTCGGGCGCGGGTGTACTCGTCACCAGCCGGCGGCGGCTCACCGGCCTCACCGGCGCCCGAGCGGTGCACCTCGATCCGCTCGACATCGAGGACTCGGTGCGGCTGCTCGCCACCGCCCTGGGCCCGCCCCGGCTGGCCGCCGACCCGGCTGCCGCGAGGGCGCTGGCCCGGCTCTGCGACGGGCTCCCGCTGGCGCTGCGGATCGCTGCCGCCCGACTCGCTGCCCGTCCACACTGGACGATGGCGCACCTCGCCGACCGGCTGCGCGACGAGGCCCGTCGCCTCGACGAGCTGGCCTTCGGCGGGCTCGACGTGCGGGCCCGGCTCGCCACCAGCTACGCGGCGCTCTCCCCGGCGGCGCGGCTGCTGTTCCGATCGCTTGGCGCGCTGCCCGACGCGGACCTGCCGCTCCCGCTCGCCGGCCGGCTACCGGGCGTCCGCGACGAGATCGTCGAGGACGCCCTGGAGGAGCTCGTCGACGCGCAACTGGTCGAGGTCGGGGTCGACCCGACCCGGTACCGGCTGGCCGGCCTGGTGCGGCTCTACGCCGCCGAGCGGCTCGCCGGCGACGAGCCGATCACCCGCGCCGAATCGGCCTGA